The Triticum aestivum cultivar Chinese Spring chromosome 3A, IWGSC CS RefSeq v2.1, whole genome shotgun sequence genome includes a region encoding these proteins:
- the LOC123062240 gene encoding insulin-degrading enzyme-like 1, peroxisomal isoform X1, with translation MAAAAGNVEFIRARSDKREYRRLLLPNALECLLISDADTDKAAACMEVGVGSFSDPEGLEGLAHFLEHMLFYASEKYPGEQDYTKYISEHGGSSNAFTSSETTNFYFDVNADNFEEALDRFAQFFIKPLMSQDAVLREIKAVDSEHKKNLLSDGWRMHQLQKHLASKDHPYHKFSTGSWETLETKPKERGLDIRLELLKFYENYSANLMHLVVYGKESLDCIQSLVESLFSHVKNMDQRSFKCPSQPLSAEHLQLLVKAIPIIEGDYLKISWPVTPNIQFYKEGPCRYLSHLIGHEGEGSIFHIIKELGWAMDLVAGAGSDSNEYSFFSVGMRLTDAGHDHMEDIIGMVFKYIHLLKEDGIHEWIFDELASINETEFHYQDKVHPISYVTATVSSMRLFPPEEWLVGESLPSKYAPNRINMILDELSPERVRILCESKKFEGSTNCAEPWYNTSYSIENVTPYMIKQWIQKAPTEKLYLPKPNIFVPKDLSLKEVPDKVTFPTILRKTPLSRLWYKPDMLFFTPKVYIIIDFHCPLSSHSPEAAVSTSLFVDLLVDYLNAYAYDAQIAGLFFSIYLTSTGFQVSVGGYNDKMRVLLHAIMKQIVNFVVKPNRFSALKETSVKDYQNFNFSQPYSQASYYLSLILEEKKWPLVEKLQALSKLESDSLAKFVPHLLSKTYLECYVQGNIEPGEAESIVQEIEDTIFNTPNSVFKPMSPSQYLVKRVIMLEKEIKCCYQIEGLNQKNENSSVVQYIQVHHDDALSNIKLELFSLISSQPAFNQLRTVEQLGYITYLSLRSDRGVWALEVVIQSTVKDPSYLDSRIDEFFKTFESKIHELSDKDFKRNVKSLIDSKLEKFNNLWEESGFYWGEIEAGTLKFDRVESEVALLRELKKEEFIEFFDEYIKVDAPQRRTVSVQVFSGNHLAEFKKAIAEADPPKTCRITDIFGFKRSRPLHRSLKGGPGLITMD, from the exons AGCATATGCTGTTTTATGCCAGCGAGAAATACCCTGGAGAACAAGATTATACAAAATATATCTCGGAG CACGGTGGTTCTTCCAATGCCTTTACATCCTCCGAGACAACGAATTTCTATTTTGATGTTAACGCGGACAATTTCGAAGAAGCCTTAGATAG ATTTGCCCAGTTCTTCATTAAGCCACTGATGTCGCAGGATGCTGTTCTTAGAGAGATCAAGGCTGTTGATTCTG AACACAAGAAAAATCTGTTGTCAGATGGCTGGAGAATGCATCAG CTTCAAAAGCATCTGGCCTCAAAGGATCATCCTTACCATAAATTCAGTACGG GAAGTTGGGAAACACTGGAAACTAAACCAAAAGAGAGGGGTTTGGACATCAGGCTTGAGCTTCTCAAGTTTTACGAGAATTATTCAGCAAATCTGATGCATCTTGTTGTTTATGGAAAAG AGAGTCTCGATTGCATTCAAAGCTTAGTTGAAAGCCTGTTTAGTCACGTCAAAAACATGGACCAGAGAAGCTTCAAATGTCCAAGTCAGCCCCTTTCAGCTGAACATTTACAG CTTCTTGTCAAAGCAATCCCAATAATAGAAGGCGACTACCTAAAAATATCATGGCCAGTTACACCTAACATCCAGTTCTACAAAGAAGGTCCTTGCCGTTATCTCAGTCATCTTATTGGGCATGAAGGCGAGGGATCCATCTTCCATATTATAAAGGAATTAG GATGGGCCATGGATTTGGTGGCTGGTGCCGGCAGTGACAGCAATGAATACTCTTTTTTCTCAGTAGGCATGAGGCTCACTGATGCTGGTCATG ACCACATGGAGGATATTATTGGGATGGTCTTCAAATACATCCACCTATTAAAAGAAGATGGAATCCATGAATGGATATTTGATGAG CTTGCGTCAATAAATGAAACAGAATTCCACTATCAAGACAAAGTCCATCCAATCAGCTATGTCACAGCTACTGTCTCAAGCATGCGG TTGTTCCCACCAGAGGAATGGCTGGTTGGAGAATCATTGCCGTCAAAGTATGCGCCAAATAGAATAAATATGATACTTGATGAATTGTCACCCGAAAGAGTTAG AATACTCTGTGAATCTAAAAAGTTTGAAGGATCTACCAATTGTGCTGAGCCCTGGTACAATACATCATATTCTATTGAAAATGTCACTCCATACATGATAAAG CAATGGATTCAAAAAGCTCCTACTGAGAAGCTTTATCTCCCAAAGCCTAACATTTTCGTTCCAAAGGATTTATCTCTTAAAGAAGTGCCAGACAAG GTTACATTTCCGACAATATTAAGGAAGACGCCACTTTCACGGCTGTGGTATAAGCCCGACATGCTGTTCTTCACTCCGAAGGTTTACATTATAATTGATTTCCACTGCCCATTGTCAAGCCACTCCCCCGAAGCAGCCGTATCTACAAGTCTCTTTGTCGATTTGTTAGTCGATTACTTGAATGCTTATG CTTATGATGCTCAAATTGCGGGTTTATTCTTTTCGATATATCTTACTTCTACTGGATTCCAG GTGTCTGTAGGTGGTTACAATGACAAGATGAGAGTTCTTCTACATGCCATAATGAAGCAAATAGTGAACTTTGTAGTTAAACCAAACAGGTTTTCTGCCCTGAAG GAAACTTCTGTCAAGGACTACCAAAATTTTAACTTCAGCCAACCATACTCTCAAGCTTCGTATTATCTCTCATTAATATTGGAAGAGAAAAAATGGCCTTTGGTAGAGAAACTTCAAGCTCTTTCTAAGCTTGAGTCAGATTCTCTTGCGAAGTTTGTGCCGCACTTGCTATCGAAGACATACTTGGAATGCTATGTTCAAG GAAACATTGAGCCAGGTGAGGCTGAGTCTATTGTCCAGGAGATTGAAGATACTATATTTAATACCCCCAATTCTGTATTCAAACCCATGTCTCCATCACAATACCTGGTCAAGAGGGTTATCATGCTTGAAAAAGAGATAAAATGCTGCTACCAAATTGAAGGATTAAATCAGAAGAATGAGAATTCATCGGTTGTCCAATATATTCAG GTCCATCATGACGACGCCCTCTCAAATATCAAACTCGAGTTGTTCTCTCTAATTTCTAGTCAGCCTGCTTTCAACCAGCTGCGGACTGTTGAGCAACTTGGGTATATAACATATCTTTCTCTGAG ATCTGATCGTGGAGTCTGGGCACTCGAGGTTGTTATTCAATCCACAGTGAAG GATCCTTCATATCTTGATTCTAGAATTGATGAATTCTTTAAGACATTCGAAAGCAAAATCCATGAACTGTCCGACAAGGATTTCAAG AGAAATGTCAAATCACTTATTGATTCGAAACTGGAGAAATTTAATAACTTGTGGGAGGAATCTGGGTTCTACTGGGGAGAGATTGAAGCCGGAACTCTCAAGTTTGATAGGGTTGAGTCTGAG GTTGCTCTCCTAAGAGAGCTCAAGAAAGAAGAATTCATCGAATTCTTCGACGAGTACATAAAGGTGGACGCCCCTCAAAGGAGGACAGTAAGCGTGCAGGTCTTCAGTGGCAACCATTTGGCAGAGTTCAAGAAGGCGATTGCCGAGGCTGATCCGCCCAAAACCTGCCGAATTACCGACATATTCGGCTTCAAGCGATCAAGGCCTCTGCACCGCTCGCTGAAGGGAGGTCCAGGCCTGATCACAATGGACTGA
- the LOC123062240 gene encoding insulin-degrading enzyme-like 1, peroxisomal isoform X2, with translation MWSSSARAATSGSTAACCSPTRSSASSSATPTPTRRRRVWRSAWARSATRRGSRASRTSSSICCFMPARNTLENKIIQNISRRFAQFFIKPLMSQDAVLREIKAVDSEHKKNLLSDGWRMHQLQKHLASKDHPYHKFSTGSWETLETKPKERGLDIRLELLKFYENYSANLMHLVVYGKESLDCIQSLVESLFSHVKNMDQRSFKCPSQPLSAEHLQLLVKAIPIIEGDYLKISWPVTPNIQFYKEGPCRYLSHLIGHEGEGSIFHIIKELGWAMDLVAGAGSDSNEYSFFSVGMRLTDAGHDHMEDIIGMVFKYIHLLKEDGIHEWIFDELASINETEFHYQDKVHPISYVTATVSSMRLFPPEEWLVGESLPSKYAPNRINMILDELSPERVRILCESKKFEGSTNCAEPWYNTSYSIENVTPYMIKQWIQKAPTEKLYLPKPNIFVPKDLSLKEVPDKVTFPTILRKTPLSRLWYKPDMLFFTPKVYIIIDFHCPLSSHSPEAAVSTSLFVDLLVDYLNAYAYDAQIAGLFFSIYLTSTGFQVSVGGYNDKMRVLLHAIMKQIVNFVVKPNRFSALKETSVKDYQNFNFSQPYSQASYYLSLILEEKKWPLVEKLQALSKLESDSLAKFVPHLLSKTYLECYVQGNIEPGEAESIVQEIEDTIFNTPNSVFKPMSPSQYLVKRVIMLEKEIKCCYQIEGLNQKNENSSVVQYIQVHHDDALSNIKLELFSLISSQPAFNQLRTVEQLGYITYLSLRSDRGVWALEVVIQSTVKDPSYLDSRIDEFFKTFESKIHELSDKDFKRNVKSLIDSKLEKFNNLWEESGFYWGEIEAGTLKFDRVESEVALLRELKKEEFIEFFDEYIKVDAPQRRTVSVQVFSGNHLAEFKKAIAEADPPKTCRITDIFGFKRSRPLHRSLKGGPGLITMD, from the exons AGCATATGCTGTTTTATGCCAGCGAGAAATACCCTGGAGAACAAGATTATACAAAATATATCTCGGAG ATTTGCCCAGTTCTTCATTAAGCCACTGATGTCGCAGGATGCTGTTCTTAGAGAGATCAAGGCTGTTGATTCTG AACACAAGAAAAATCTGTTGTCAGATGGCTGGAGAATGCATCAG CTTCAAAAGCATCTGGCCTCAAAGGATCATCCTTACCATAAATTCAGTACGG GAAGTTGGGAAACACTGGAAACTAAACCAAAAGAGAGGGGTTTGGACATCAGGCTTGAGCTTCTCAAGTTTTACGAGAATTATTCAGCAAATCTGATGCATCTTGTTGTTTATGGAAAAG AGAGTCTCGATTGCATTCAAAGCTTAGTTGAAAGCCTGTTTAGTCACGTCAAAAACATGGACCAGAGAAGCTTCAAATGTCCAAGTCAGCCCCTTTCAGCTGAACATTTACAG CTTCTTGTCAAAGCAATCCCAATAATAGAAGGCGACTACCTAAAAATATCATGGCCAGTTACACCTAACATCCAGTTCTACAAAGAAGGTCCTTGCCGTTATCTCAGTCATCTTATTGGGCATGAAGGCGAGGGATCCATCTTCCATATTATAAAGGAATTAG GATGGGCCATGGATTTGGTGGCTGGTGCCGGCAGTGACAGCAATGAATACTCTTTTTTCTCAGTAGGCATGAGGCTCACTGATGCTGGTCATG ACCACATGGAGGATATTATTGGGATGGTCTTCAAATACATCCACCTATTAAAAGAAGATGGAATCCATGAATGGATATTTGATGAG CTTGCGTCAATAAATGAAACAGAATTCCACTATCAAGACAAAGTCCATCCAATCAGCTATGTCACAGCTACTGTCTCAAGCATGCGG TTGTTCCCACCAGAGGAATGGCTGGTTGGAGAATCATTGCCGTCAAAGTATGCGCCAAATAGAATAAATATGATACTTGATGAATTGTCACCCGAAAGAGTTAG AATACTCTGTGAATCTAAAAAGTTTGAAGGATCTACCAATTGTGCTGAGCCCTGGTACAATACATCATATTCTATTGAAAATGTCACTCCATACATGATAAAG CAATGGATTCAAAAAGCTCCTACTGAGAAGCTTTATCTCCCAAAGCCTAACATTTTCGTTCCAAAGGATTTATCTCTTAAAGAAGTGCCAGACAAG GTTACATTTCCGACAATATTAAGGAAGACGCCACTTTCACGGCTGTGGTATAAGCCCGACATGCTGTTCTTCACTCCGAAGGTTTACATTATAATTGATTTCCACTGCCCATTGTCAAGCCACTCCCCCGAAGCAGCCGTATCTACAAGTCTCTTTGTCGATTTGTTAGTCGATTACTTGAATGCTTATG CTTATGATGCTCAAATTGCGGGTTTATTCTTTTCGATATATCTTACTTCTACTGGATTCCAG GTGTCTGTAGGTGGTTACAATGACAAGATGAGAGTTCTTCTACATGCCATAATGAAGCAAATAGTGAACTTTGTAGTTAAACCAAACAGGTTTTCTGCCCTGAAG GAAACTTCTGTCAAGGACTACCAAAATTTTAACTTCAGCCAACCATACTCTCAAGCTTCGTATTATCTCTCATTAATATTGGAAGAGAAAAAATGGCCTTTGGTAGAGAAACTTCAAGCTCTTTCTAAGCTTGAGTCAGATTCTCTTGCGAAGTTTGTGCCGCACTTGCTATCGAAGACATACTTGGAATGCTATGTTCAAG GAAACATTGAGCCAGGTGAGGCTGAGTCTATTGTCCAGGAGATTGAAGATACTATATTTAATACCCCCAATTCTGTATTCAAACCCATGTCTCCATCACAATACCTGGTCAAGAGGGTTATCATGCTTGAAAAAGAGATAAAATGCTGCTACCAAATTGAAGGATTAAATCAGAAGAATGAGAATTCATCGGTTGTCCAATATATTCAG GTCCATCATGACGACGCCCTCTCAAATATCAAACTCGAGTTGTTCTCTCTAATTTCTAGTCAGCCTGCTTTCAACCAGCTGCGGACTGTTGAGCAACTTGGGTATATAACATATCTTTCTCTGAG ATCTGATCGTGGAGTCTGGGCACTCGAGGTTGTTATTCAATCCACAGTGAAG GATCCTTCATATCTTGATTCTAGAATTGATGAATTCTTTAAGACATTCGAAAGCAAAATCCATGAACTGTCCGACAAGGATTTCAAG AGAAATGTCAAATCACTTATTGATTCGAAACTGGAGAAATTTAATAACTTGTGGGAGGAATCTGGGTTCTACTGGGGAGAGATTGAAGCCGGAACTCTCAAGTTTGATAGGGTTGAGTCTGAG GTTGCTCTCCTAAGAGAGCTCAAGAAAGAAGAATTCATCGAATTCTTCGACGAGTACATAAAGGTGGACGCCCCTCAAAGGAGGACAGTAAGCGTGCAGGTCTTCAGTGGCAACCATTTGGCAGAGTTCAAGAAGGCGATTGCCGAGGCTGATCCGCCCAAAACCTGCCGAATTACCGACATATTCGGCTTCAAGCGATCAAGGCCTCTGCACCGCTCGCTGAAGGGAGGTCCAGGCCTGATCACAATGGACTGA